One Syntrophus gentianae DNA segment encodes these proteins:
- a CDS encoding DUF2235 domain-containing protein has product MGKKLVVCFDGTWNKPDEKSDGKESNTNVARLYNSIKGIKTKLGKVTSAKDGDTVKWYDSGVGTKWYEHIRGGAFGYGLSLNIRQGYKFLIDQYAQGDEIYIFGFSRGAYTARSLVGLIRNSGLLDKAQILKAEDPKYNYWRKPSTSDFMKLKPDDIPHIMDAYQLYRNRDGSADTDFAIMFRDSYAHKDVRIKLLGLWDTVGALGIPFKLFESFNAEQYKFHDQELSGIVEYAYHAVAIDEHRENYDVTLWNPRQKVNQTIEQVWFVGAHADVGGGYEALEHPLSDATLAWMQEKARLNGKGLDIPALQPVDETKLATFTPTDSYNEFLGGVYRRIKDRHFREIGKTTFGNESLSPVVKKIIGYSPKNPGYAKTDTAS; this is encoded by the coding sequence ATGGGTAAAAAGCTGGTGGTCTGTTTTGACGGTACTTGGAACAAACCGGACGAAAAGAGTGACGGGAAGGAAAGCAACACCAATGTTGCACGTCTTTATAACTCAATCAAGGGCATTAAAACGAAGTTGGGCAAGGTTACTTCTGCAAAAGACGGTGACACGGTCAAATGGTATGACTCGGGGGTAGGCACAAAGTGGTATGAACATATCCGTGGCGGGGCTTTTGGCTATGGATTATCGCTCAATATTCGCCAAGGATACAAATTTCTGATTGATCAATATGCACAAGGCGATGAAATTTATATCTTCGGTTTCAGTCGAGGCGCGTATACCGCAAGGAGCCTGGTCGGTCTTATCCGTAACTCCGGGCTATTGGATAAGGCACAAATCCTGAAGGCTGAAGACCCGAAATACAACTATTGGCGCAAACCGTCTACATCTGACTTCATGAAGTTAAAGCCGGATGATATTCCCCATATTATGGACGCTTACCAACTCTATCGTAACCGAGATGGAAGCGCTGATACGGATTTCGCCATTATGTTCCGTGATTCCTATGCCCACAAAGACGTCAGAATTAAACTTCTTGGGCTATGGGATACGGTGGGTGCACTTGGGATCCCCTTTAAACTTTTTGAGTCGTTTAACGCTGAGCAGTACAAATTCCATGACCAGGAATTGAGCGGTATCGTTGAATACGCCTATCACGCCGTCGCCATTGACGAGCATCGCGAGAACTACGATGTAACTCTTTGGAATCCTAGACAGAAAGTCAATCAGACAATAGAACAGGTCTGGTTTGTTGGCGCGCATGCGGATGTAGGAGGTGGCTACGAAGCCCTTGAGCATCCTCTATCCGATGCGACCCTGGCATGGATGCAGGAAAAAGCCAGACTGAATGGCAAAGGACTTGACATACCGGCACTACAACCGGTTGATGAAACTAAACTTGCAACATTTACCCCGACCGATTCCTATAATGAATTCCTCGGCGGCGTTTACCGGAGGATCAAAGATCGACACTTCCGGGAAATTGGCAAAACGACATTCGGCAATGAGAGCCTCAGCCCTGTTGTCAAAAAAATCATCGGCTATTCACCGAAAAACCCTGGCTATGCCAAGACGG
- a CDS encoding type II toxin-antitoxin system RelE/ParE family toxin: MKIYQSRSFEKKVKQMSKSEKEALDQEVKSITENPAIGEEKKGDLKGVFVHKFKLKTTLHLLAYRKVGDNLELVMIGPHRTTTAT; the protein is encoded by the coding sequence ATGAAAATCTACCAATCCAGGTCCTTTGAGAAGAAAGTAAAGCAGATGTCGAAGTCCGAAAAGGAAGCTCTGGATCAAGAAGTGAAAAGTATAACCGAAAATCCGGCTATCGGGGAAGAAAAGAAAGGTGACCTGAAAGGCGTATTCGTTCATAAATTCAAGCTCAAAACAACCCTGCACCTGCTTGCCTATCGGAAGGTTGGTGATAATTTGGAACTGGTGATGATTGGGCCTCACAGAACTACTACCGCGACCTGA
- a CDS encoding TA system antitoxin ParD family protein, with product MATAVRISEKLVEEARRFGRIDHRSLAGQIEHWARLGKCAEENPDLPYSLIKEILLGLDELDENEKTEYKFG from the coding sequence ATGGCTACAGCGGTGAGAATATCTGAAAAACTTGTAGAGGAAGCAAGAAGATTTGGGCGGATCGACCATAGATCTTTGGCTGGCCAAATAGAGCATTGGGCACGCTTGGGCAAGTGCGCTGAGGAGAACCCTGATCTGCCATACTCACTGATAAAGGAGATCCTGCTTGGACTGGATGAGTTGGATGAGAATGAGAAGACAGAATACAAGTTTGGATAG
- a CDS encoding Zn-ribbon domain-containing OB-fold protein produces MSSAIPVLEDLYPVTMDMWPVQAKEFNRVHPFYENLKAGKLTTTRCKACDAVSYPPRVICPECYSEDLEYIELPEKGKVVVFSETLKGVPLGFSAPLIHATIDLGKDSPVRRLLIRVVNCPAGQLKEGDELRLVVFEVPSHPIEKGKKGTIQSERVFFAFEPVAR; encoded by the coding sequence ATGTCATCCGCAATTCCTGTTCTTGAAGATTTATACCCCGTCACCATGGATATGTGGCCGGTGCAGGCCAAAGAGTTTAATCGAGTTCACCCCTTCTATGAAAATCTGAAAGCGGGGAAGCTGACGACCACCCGTTGCAAAGCCTGCGATGCAGTCTCTTATCCCCCCAGGGTCATCTGCCCGGAATGTTACAGCGAAGATCTCGAATACATTGAACTGCCCGAAAAAGGCAAAGTCGTGGTCTTTTCGGAAACGTTGAAGGGCGTCCCCTTGGGCTTTTCCGCCCCCCTGATTCATGCCACCATCGACCTGGGGAAGGATAGCCCGGTAAGAAGGCTGCTGATCCGAGTAGTGAATTGCCCGGCCGGTCAGCTCAAGGAAGGGGATGAACTGCGTCTCGTCGTTTTTGAGGTGCCTTCTCATCCCATCGAAAAAGGTAAAAAGGGAACCATCCAGTCCGAACGGGTCTTTTTCGCCTTTGAACCGGTCGCCAGATAG
- a CDS encoding thiolase family protein has product MVNRNACILAGGMSRWGMREASLVDLFQEAAKDCLDFIPGLKPKAIDGFLVSSAYSGRCSFQVNLAPVIAERCGLQPTSVCARVDVLCAGGSTAILLAKALVESGNAEIVLVAGGEKLFTPQKWEVFYSELASIDHDWDAPHGLGLPPPYFAMIAKEHMRHYGTTKEQLARVSVANYFFGHDNPKAQMQKVLTLEEAMNAPSVVPPLTLYDCCPITDGAAACIVASEDKAKELTDKPLVYLRGCAQASQHSVSANHGGQHMADWPALRSAAEKAFKMAKLTPDQIDVAQVHDCFSISQIIEVEELGFCRKGEGGAFVCSGQNRIGSRIPINTDGGLLAVGHPFGGTGIRQGTEIMRQLQGTARHQVQDACFGLTHNLSGLNSEQTVIIYGREPAN; this is encoded by the coding sequence ATGGTCAACAGAAATGCATGTATTCTTGCAGGGGGAATGTCCCGATGGGGCATGAGAGAAGCCTCTCTCGTGGATTTGTTCCAGGAGGCGGCAAAAGACTGCCTCGATTTCATCCCAGGATTAAAACCAAAGGCAATCGACGGATTTCTTGTCTCCTCGGCGTATTCGGGAAGATGTTCTTTTCAAGTCAATCTGGCTCCCGTTATTGCGGAGCGCTGCGGATTGCAGCCGACTTCTGTCTGTGCAAGAGTCGACGTCCTCTGCGCAGGGGGAAGCACGGCGATTCTACTGGCAAAAGCCCTCGTGGAATCCGGCAATGCGGAGATCGTTCTGGTGGCCGGTGGGGAAAAGCTCTTCACCCCGCAAAAATGGGAGGTTTTTTACAGCGAACTGGCCTCCATCGATCACGACTGGGATGCCCCTCACGGCCTTGGCCTTCCTCCCCCCTATTTCGCCATGATCGCCAAGGAGCACATGAGGCATTACGGCACCACCAAGGAACAACTGGCCCGGGTCTCCGTTGCCAATTATTTTTTCGGTCATGACAACCCCAAGGCACAGATGCAGAAAGTGCTCACTCTGGAAGAGGCGATGAACGCCCCCTCTGTCGTGCCTCCCCTCACCCTTTACGACTGCTGCCCCATCACGGACGGCGCTGCCGCCTGCATTGTTGCCAGTGAAGACAAGGCGAAGGAGCTGACCGACAAACCGCTGGTCTATCTTCGAGGCTGCGCCCAGGCTTCTCAACACAGTGTTTCCGCAAACCACGGCGGCCAGCACATGGCTGATTGGCCCGCTCTGCGAAGCGCGGCGGAAAAGGCCTTCAAAATGGCCAAACTGACCCCGGATCAGATTGACGTCGCTCAGGTTCATGACTGCTTCTCGATTTCTCAGATCATCGAAGTCGAGGAACTGGGTTTCTGCAGAAAGGGAGAAGGGGGCGCTTTCGTCTGTTCGGGCCAGAACCGGATAGGCAGCAGGATACCGATCAACACGGATGGCGGCCTCCTTGCCGTCGGCCATCCCTTCGGGGGCACGGGCATTCGGCAGGGGACGGAGATCATGAGGCAGCTTCAGGGTACCGCCCGCCATCAGGTTCAGGATGCCTGCTTCGGTCTGACCCATAACCTCAGCGGCCTGAATTCGGAACAAACCGTCATCATCTACGGCAGAGAGCCTGCAAACTAA
- a CDS encoding FAD-binding oxidoreductase, whose amino-acid sequence MESKSPFGKVSAEILAQLAAVVGENHVLTGDGLENYARDEMLGGKSFPPEVAVRPATSDEVSAILKIAERNMIPVTPRGSGTGLSGGAAPIYGGIVLSLERMNKILEIDRNNFTAYVEAGVTLADLLKAVAEQGLHYPIYPGESGSAIGGNVATNAGGMRAVKDGVTRNFVLGLEAVLPSGEIISTGGKYVKCSTAYDLTQLLIGTEGTMAVITRVLLKLVPPPGKTEILFIPFHSLHDAISCVPEILRQGLLPAGIEFMEQDIVRITEQYSGTTIPFREHEAFLLIIVEGANEDEIQQQMDAISPICMSNGAIDIFLPGTERAKRNLMEFREKIYYALQSYGTLDIADVVVPRSAIAEFVESIKQKGVDSGIPIITLGHAGDGNVHICLMGKDPDGTLYGKTKDLMKAICREGVALGGTISGEHGLGFAKRDYLTLAADESKVNLMKRIKKAFDPNGIMNPGKIFGED is encoded by the coding sequence ATGGAAAGCAAAAGTCCATTCGGTAAGGTATCCGCTGAAATTCTGGCCCAGTTGGCCGCTGTAGTCGGTGAAAATCATGTCCTCACCGGAGATGGCCTGGAAAATTACGCACGGGATGAAATGCTCGGCGGGAAATCATTTCCTCCGGAAGTTGCCGTCCGGCCTGCCACAAGCGATGAGGTGTCCGCCATCCTGAAGATAGCCGAGCGGAACATGATTCCCGTCACCCCGCGCGGCAGCGGCACGGGTCTTTCCGGAGGCGCCGCGCCCATTTATGGTGGAATCGTGCTCTCTCTGGAGCGTATGAACAAAATACTGGAAATAGACAGAAACAACTTTACCGCCTATGTCGAAGCGGGGGTGACCCTTGCCGATCTGCTCAAGGCAGTGGCTGAACAGGGACTCCACTATCCCATCTATCCGGGTGAAAGCGGCTCGGCGATCGGCGGCAATGTTGCTACAAATGCTGGCGGCATGAGGGCCGTAAAAGACGGGGTCACGAGGAATTTTGTCCTGGGACTGGAAGCCGTTCTACCCAGCGGGGAAATCATTTCGACCGGGGGAAAGTATGTCAAATGTTCTACCGCCTACGACCTGACGCAGCTCCTTATCGGTACGGAAGGAACCATGGCCGTCATTACCCGGGTCCTGTTGAAACTGGTGCCGCCTCCGGGAAAGACGGAGATCCTCTTCATCCCCTTCCACAGTCTCCATGATGCCATAAGTTGTGTCCCTGAAATATTGAGACAGGGGCTTCTGCCGGCAGGAATCGAGTTCATGGAGCAGGACATCGTCAGAATCACGGAGCAATACAGCGGCACCACAATTCCCTTTCGTGAACATGAGGCCTTTCTCCTCATTATCGTTGAGGGGGCCAATGAGGATGAAATCCAGCAACAGATGGATGCCATCAGCCCTATCTGCATGAGTAACGGTGCCATTGATATTTTTCTTCCGGGAACCGAAAGGGCCAAGAGAAACCTGATGGAATTCCGGGAAAAGATCTACTATGCCTTGCAGTCTTACGGCACCCTGGATATCGCCGATGTTGTCGTCCCTCGCAGCGCCATTGCCGAGTTCGTGGAATCCATCAAGCAAAAAGGCGTGGATTCCGGCATACCGATTATTACCCTCGGTCATGCCGGAGACGGCAATGTGCATATCTGCCTCATGGGTAAGGATCCCGACGGCACGCTTTACGGCAAGACCAAAGACCTCATGAAGGCGATCTGCCGGGAAGGGGTCGCCTTGGGTGGAACGATTTCGGGTGAACACGGTCTTGGCTTTGCGAAAAGGGATTATCTGACGCTGGCTGCCGATGAGAGCAAAGTGAACCTCATGAAAAGAATCAAGAAAGCCTTCGATCCCAACGGCATCATGAATCCCGGCAAAATATTCGGCGAAGATTAG
- a CDS encoding enoyl-CoA hydratase/isomerase family protein, which produces MAYETIIVKTEGRIATISLNRPPMNPLNSVILREITQAVGEIEADSNVKVIILNSVGEKAFAAGADVKEMVNLTPVELYDFLQTFRNACESLNHYPLPVIAAIKGLTLGGGCELAMACDLRIAADNAKFGQPEINLGILPGAGGTQRLTRLVGAARAKEMILTGDMIDAATAERYGLVNKVVPLAEVDNAALELAEKLAAKPKVGLKMAKASINAGQNVDLGTGLDFEILSFTLAGASEDKFEGMTALLEKRKANFKDK; this is translated from the coding sequence ATGGCATACGAAACGATCATCGTAAAGACCGAAGGCAGGATTGCTACAATATCGCTCAATCGGCCGCCCATGAACCCCCTGAACAGTGTCATCCTCCGGGAAATCACACAGGCCGTAGGTGAGATTGAAGCCGACAGCAATGTCAAGGTCATCATCTTGAACAGCGTTGGGGAAAAGGCTTTTGCTGCGGGCGCGGATGTCAAGGAAATGGTCAACCTGACCCCCGTTGAGCTTTACGATTTCCTCCAGACTTTCCGCAATGCCTGTGAAAGTCTCAATCACTATCCTCTTCCCGTGATTGCCGCCATCAAGGGACTGACTCTGGGAGGCGGTTGTGAACTGGCCATGGCCTGCGATCTGCGAATCGCAGCCGACAATGCCAAATTCGGCCAGCCGGAAATCAATCTGGGAATCCTACCCGGTGCCGGCGGAACGCAGCGATTGACTAGACTGGTCGGTGCGGCCCGTGCCAAGGAGATGATCCTGACGGGGGATATGATCGATGCGGCAACAGCGGAACGTTATGGCCTGGTCAACAAAGTGGTTCCTTTGGCGGAAGTTGACAATGCGGCATTGGAGCTGGCGGAAAAACTGGCGGCAAAGCCGAAAGTCGGCCTGAAGATGGCGAAGGCTTCCATAAACGCCGGTCAGAACGTCGATCTCGGAACTGGGCTTGATTTTGAAATTCTCAGCTTTACGTTAGCGGGCGCTTCGGAAGACAAGTTCGAAGGTATGACGGCCCTGCTGGAAAAACGGAAAGCGAATTTTAAAGACAAGTAA
- a CDS encoding 3-hydroxyacyl-CoA dehydrogenase family protein, producing MAVKKLGVLGAGAMGGGIAQHAAQLGVEIVLGDIDMKFVDGGVARMEKLMAGSIKKGKMTEDEAKAALGRIKKTVQMEDFSDCDFVIEAIIENLKIKQDAFAKLDSVVRADAILASNTSSMSLTEIAAATTRPDRVVGMHFFNPPQVMKLVEIIRGYFTSDETVKATEDFTKQLNKISVDIKKDAPGFVVNRIMMASAVEALKLYEEGVATMEDIDKAVKLGLNYPMGPFELMDLVGADINKHILDYLFAETGEVRWNSPLALKLKMKAGQLGRKTGAGWYKYE from the coding sequence ATGGCGGTAAAAAAACTTGGAGTTCTTGGCGCCGGTGCGATGGGCGGCGGTATTGCCCAACATGCGGCTCAACTTGGTGTTGAAATCGTTCTTGGCGATATTGATATGAAGTTTGTTGATGGCGGTGTTGCCCGGATGGAAAAACTGATGGCCGGTTCCATCAAAAAAGGAAAAATGACCGAAGACGAGGCGAAGGCGGCCCTTGGAAGAATCAAGAAAACCGTCCAGATGGAAGACTTTTCCGACTGCGATTTCGTTATCGAAGCCATCATCGAAAACCTGAAGATCAAACAGGATGCCTTTGCAAAACTCGATTCAGTTGTCCGAGCAGACGCCATATTGGCCTCCAATACCTCATCCATGTCTCTGACCGAGATCGCCGCAGCCACCACGCGGCCGGACAGGGTCGTCGGCATGCATTTCTTCAATCCTCCTCAAGTCATGAAACTTGTTGAAATTATCCGGGGCTATTTTACCTCTGACGAGACCGTCAAGGCCACGGAAGACTTCACCAAACAGCTCAACAAGATTTCCGTCGACATCAAGAAGGATGCCCCCGGCTTCGTCGTCAATCGAATCATGATGGCCTCGGCCGTGGAAGCCTTGAAACTTTATGAAGAAGGCGTGGCCACGATGGAAGACATCGACAAGGCGGTCAAACTCGGTCTCAATTACCCCATGGGTCCCTTCGAACTGATGGATCTGGTGGGTGCGGACATCAACAAACACATCCTGGATTACTTATTTGCCGAAACCGGTGAAGTCCGCTGGAATTCGCCCCTCGCCCTCAAACTGAAGATGAAGGCAGGACAGCTGGGCCGCAAGACCGGCGCCGGCTGGTACAAATACGAATAG
- a CDS encoding DUF4301 family protein, with the protein MNSEVLFSDKDKAQIERQGLSVDQVMEQIQIFREGAAPLKLNRPCTLHDGIRVIGEEEGKALETLHDEEARAGRMLKFVPASGAASRMFKDWYWIMAKGIEEYTETGSKIDFLKEIKDILLGDLKKYAFFEDLKAVVAEGGQNLDELMKKGEIRTILSSILTADGMNYGQLPKALLKFHKSPEGSRAAIEEHLVEAALYAKDAGGRCRLHFTVSVEHEKAVAEFLKQKAAVYEKRLDASFDLSLSVQHAYTDTLAVDMNGLPFRNPDGTLVFRPGGHGALLENLNLLDGDIIFIKNIDNVVPDSLKSVTVLYKKILGGYLIKLQKVIFAYAAQLAAGGVSEKELGRIVEFCKKDLCLSFPADFPEKPLSVRCEQVFQKLNRPLRVCGVVRNVGEPGGGPFWVEDEDGALSLQIVEEAQINPNSESQRTLWKTATHFNPVDLVCGVRDYSSQKFDLKQFINRKAIFIARKTEKGRELQALELPGLWNGAMADWNTVFVEVPLETFNPVKTVNDLLRPQHQ; encoded by the coding sequence ATGAATTCAGAAGTTTTATTCTCCGATAAGGACAAGGCTCAGATTGAGAGGCAGGGGTTATCCGTTGATCAGGTCATGGAACAGATCCAGATATTTCGGGAGGGGGCTGCCCCGCTGAAATTGAACCGACCCTGCACGCTTCATGATGGAATCCGCGTCATCGGGGAAGAGGAAGGCAAAGCCCTGGAGACCCTGCATGATGAAGAAGCCCGAGCCGGACGGATGCTGAAGTTTGTCCCGGCTTCAGGGGCGGCCAGTCGCATGTTTAAAGACTGGTATTGGATCATGGCGAAGGGGATCGAAGAATATACGGAGACAGGTTCAAAGATTGATTTCTTGAAGGAGATTAAAGACATCCTCTTAGGGGATCTAAAGAAATACGCTTTTTTTGAAGATTTGAAGGCCGTTGTCGCCGAAGGCGGACAGAATCTCGATGAACTCATGAAAAAAGGAGAAATTCGGACGATCCTGTCTTCTATTCTCACAGCGGATGGTATGAATTATGGTCAACTTCCCAAGGCTCTTTTGAAATTTCATAAGTCTCCAGAAGGTTCTCGGGCAGCCATTGAAGAACATCTCGTGGAAGCAGCGCTTTATGCGAAGGATGCCGGAGGGAGGTGTCGGCTCCATTTTACGGTTTCCGTAGAGCACGAAAAGGCTGTTGCAGAATTCCTGAAGCAGAAGGCCGCAGTCTATGAAAAACGTCTGGATGCGTCTTTTGATCTTTCCCTGTCCGTCCAGCATGCGTACACGGATACTCTGGCCGTAGATATGAATGGTTTACCTTTCCGGAATCCGGATGGTACCCTGGTCTTTCGTCCCGGAGGTCATGGTGCGCTGCTGGAAAATCTGAATCTGTTGGATGGGGATATCATTTTCATCAAGAATATCGATAATGTCGTTCCCGATTCCCTGAAGTCTGTAACGGTTCTTTACAAGAAAATTCTGGGGGGGTACCTGATCAAGCTTCAGAAAGTCATCTTTGCTTATGCGGCCCAACTTGCCGCGGGTGGCGTATCTGAAAAAGAACTGGGGAGAATTGTTGAATTCTGCAAGAAGGACCTCTGTCTATCCTTCCCGGCGGATTTTCCTGAAAAACCCTTGTCGGTACGATGCGAGCAGGTCTTCCAGAAACTGAATCGTCCTCTGCGGGTTTGCGGCGTCGTTCGTAATGTGGGTGAACCGGGCGGTGGACCTTTCTGGGTTGAGGATGAAGACGGCGCCTTGTCTCTTCAGATTGTCGAGGAAGCTCAAATCAACCCGAACTCGGAGTCACAGCGTACTCTTTGGAAGACCGCGACGCATTTCAATCCCGTGGATCTGGTCTGCGGCGTTCGGGATTATTCGTCACAAAAATTTGACTTGAAACAATTCATAAATCGCAAAGCAATATTCATTGCACGGAAAACGGAAAAGGGACGGGAACTGCAGGCATTGGAGCTGCCTGGATTGTGGAATGGCGCCATGGCCGACTGGAATACCGTTTTCGTTGAAGTCCCCCTGGAGACCTTCAATCCCGTTAAAACAGTCAATGATCTCTTAAGACCACAGCACCAGTAG
- a CDS encoding IscA/HesB family protein, with amino-acid sequence MFEVSEEASKKIKEFLAEQKGLQAIRILVTEGGWRGPFLVMALDEQKEDDEVFTDRGVTFLVEKSLFEKANPISIDYVHSTFGSGYILNSELMKHWKGGVFGGCRNICESCEDFK; translated from the coding sequence ATGTTTGAAGTAAGCGAAGAGGCGTCGAAAAAGATCAAAGAGTTCCTGGCAGAGCAGAAAGGACTTCAGGCGATCAGAATCTTGGTAACTGAAGGCGGATGGAGGGGACCATTTCTTGTGATGGCTCTGGATGAGCAAAAGGAAGATGATGAGGTGTTCACGGATAGAGGTGTGACGTTCCTCGTCGAAAAATCCCTTTTTGAAAAGGCAAACCCCATAAGCATCGACTATGTGCACTCCACTTTTGGTTCCGGTTACATTCTGAATTCGGAACTCATGAAGCACTGGAAGGGCGGCGTTTTTGGTGGATGTAGGAACATCTGTGAAAGTTGTGAAGATTTTAAATGA
- a CDS encoding flavodoxin domain-containing protein, whose translation MKKALVIYSTRSNETGRLAELIEVGIKSEGIDVMVAKVSEIEKKGIQLENCDALVLGSPTYKGEMLQEMKTFLFTLEAADLSSKVGGAFGAFGWSGEASRRIFDTMKNIFKMKMVDKPLRVKSSSETGGAIEAKKYGRDIAKIVRYGREIARMMQ comes from the coding sequence ATGAAGAAGGCTTTGGTGATTTATTCAACCAGATCGAACGAGACGGGAAGGCTTGCAGAACTCATCGAGGTAGGAATAAAATCAGAAGGAATAGACGTAATGGTGGCTAAGGTTAGCGAGATCGAGAAAAAAGGCATCCAGCTTGAAAACTGTGACGCCCTCGTCCTCGGATCACCGACGTACAAGGGAGAGATGCTCCAGGAGATGAAGACCTTTCTCTTCACCCTGGAAGCGGCGGACTTGAGCTCTAAAGTGGGGGGAGCGTTCGGTGCTTTCGGATGGAGTGGAGAAGCGTCGAGGCGAATTTTTGATACCATGAAAAATATTTTCAAGATGAAAATGGTTGATAAACCCTTAAGGGTAAAGTCATCTTCCGAAACAGGCGGGGCAATTGAGGCAAAGAAATATGGCAGGGACATCGCAAAAATAGTGAGATATGGAAGGGAAATTGCGCGAATGATGCAATGA
- a CDS encoding peroxiredoxin: MAAILKKGDQAPDFILTNQFGKTIKLGDFKGRKLIVYFYPRSDTTSUIRQIEAVQDAQAKLHDMGVEVLGISPDSSDVQKKVNDRLDLKFSLLSDADHSVADAYGVWDKYTGIIRSTFFIDENGMILAAWYKTCRKHRPQGSDGCPRHCRRWISSLSDSEQDYR, translated from the coding sequence ATGGCGGCAATCTTGAAAAAAGGTGATCAAGCACCTGATTTCATCCTTACCAATCAGTTCGGTAAGACCATAAAACTGGGAGATTTCAAGGGCCGGAAACTCATTGTCTATTTCTATCCCAGGTCGGATACCACCAGTTGAATCAGGCAGATCGAAGCCGTGCAGGACGCACAGGCCAAACTGCATGACATGGGGGTGGAAGTGCTGGGGATCAGTCCGGATTCTTCAGATGTGCAAAAAAAGGTCAACGATAGACTTGATCTGAAATTTTCTCTTCTGTCAGATGCTGACCATTCGGTAGCCGATGCTTATGGTGTATGGGATAAGTACACCGGAATCATCCGCTCTACCTTCTTCATCGATGAAAATGGCATGATCCTGGCGGCCTGGTACAAGACATGTCGAAAACACCGTCCCCAAGGCAGTGATGGGTGTCCCAGGCATTGCCGAAGGTGGATCTCCAGCTTGAGTGATTCCGAACAGGATTATCGTTGA
- a CDS encoding DUF814 domain-containing protein — MVRGISVFSGGLDSILAVKVIQDQGIDVLGITFETPFFSARKAREAAAQIGLPLIVLDITDEHLQMLRSPRYGYGKNLNPCIDCHTLMLKIAGDRMSEMEADFLFTGEVLGQRPMSQGKQMLGVVAKNSGYRDFILRPLSARLLPETKPEIEGKVQRELLLAISGRGRKIQIELAEHYGISDYAPPAGGCLLTDPMFSKRLRDLFNHKKDYSRWDIELLKFGRHFRINETTKIIVGRNRIDNEAIQKLTKNGDITVYMASFRGPTVLIPGGGNAEMIQLAAAICARYSDAPKDVNVAVTCLFGSQSSSIEAIAVSPEVVSAWMI; from the coding sequence ATGGTCAGAGGAATTTCAGTATTTTCCGGAGGTCTGGACAGCATCCTTGCTGTGAAGGTTATTCAGGATCAGGGGATCGATGTCCTGGGGATCACCTTCGAAACCCCTTTCTTCAGTGCCCGGAAGGCCAGGGAAGCAGCCGCGCAGATCGGTCTTCCCCTGATCGTTCTGGATATCACCGACGAACATTTGCAGATGCTTCGGTCTCCCCGATACGGATACGGAAAGAACTTGAACCCCTGCATTGATTGTCACACCCTGATGTTGAAAATTGCCGGGGACAGGATGAGCGAAATGGAAGCCGATTTTCTCTTTACGGGGGAAGTTCTCGGACAGCGCCCCATGTCGCAGGGGAAACAGATGCTGGGCGTGGTTGCGAAAAATTCCGGATACCGCGATTTCATCCTGAGGCCATTGTCCGCCAGGCTGCTGCCGGAAACAAAGCCGGAAATCGAAGGGAAGGTTCAGCGGGAGCTGTTGCTGGCGATTTCAGGACGGGGTCGGAAAATCCAGATCGAACTGGCCGAACATTACGGCATCTCCGATTATGCCCCCCCTGCCGGTGGTTGCCTCCTCACCGATCCAATGTTCAGCAAAAGGCTCAGAGATCTTTTCAATCACAAGAAGGATTATTCCCGCTGGGATATCGAACTGTTGAAATTCGGCCGACACTTCCGGATCAATGAAACAACGAAGATCATTGTCGGAAGGAACCGGATTGATAATGAAGCGATTCAAAAGTTGACGAAAAACGGGGATATCACGGTTTACATGGCATCCTTCCGGGGGCCAACCGTCCTGATTCCCGGCGGAGGCAACGCCGAAATGATTCAACTTGCCGCAGCGATCTGCGCCCGTTACAGCGACGCCCCGAAGGATGTGAACGTCGCAGTGACCTGCCTTTTCGGAAGCCAGAGCTCATCAATCGAAGCCATAGCGGTTTCCCCGGAAGTCGTTTCCGCCTGGATGATCTGA